One genomic window of Methanosalsum zhilinae DSM 4017 includes the following:
- the flaJ gene encoding archaellar assembly protein FlaJ, translating into MDYKRAFHVIDMDPGSYVRRFAVPVIIFGFLFAFIFYFLLPDLFSGPANIIPALIPAVCILFAVYYPLSSAQGRGSEIDNQMHYYVTQMGSIATAETPRVDIVRIVSENEEYGYLADETRKIYELVTIWNMSLADGCRFIAKRTPSIIFEDFLDRLAHGLKSGEDIKEFLLSEQNVVMNEYESMYNGAMYSVEIIKEMFVSLVMSLIFLASFAVIMPVITGMDAVVLMLIVLVTFIGTDVMMIMFTRSKVPKDPIWQKPGQVLPDFRVKLYRSIPISLAGCILVTIAVLIHGDIELPIAVALCLTPLIYTGRVCSKIEKSIRRRDENYPAFIRSLGSSAGARGGLVDEALKSLRIHDFGPLTKDVNGLFRRLTTRVDKIRSWELFAEGTGSNLIKRFSVMFVEATHLGGKPEIIGDMIAVNFHKILNLRKKRFQSASSLVGVFYGLTAGIGFTLYISLGVVKLMQDMFHTIDMPTGMSMGMVIYTDIGSIEVLSALVLLIMVAHSLFSAMLLKVVDGGHMLNSLTNFVIMVWIAGISAVVTQAGIESLLGIS; encoded by the coding sequence ATGGACTATAAAAGAGCGTTTCATGTAATTGATATGGACCCAGGGTCATACGTGAGGCGCTTTGCAGTACCGGTCATTATTTTCGGATTTCTGTTTGCGTTTATTTTCTACTTTTTACTGCCTGACCTGTTCAGTGGTCCTGCAAACATAATCCCTGCCCTGATTCCTGCGGTGTGTATCCTTTTTGCAGTCTATTATCCCCTCTCCTCTGCCCAGGGCAGGGGCTCTGAGATCGATAACCAGATGCATTACTATGTTACCCAGATGGGTTCGATTGCAACTGCAGAGACTCCCAGGGTGGATATTGTACGCATAGTTTCTGAGAATGAGGAGTATGGGTATCTTGCAGATGAGACCAGGAAGATCTATGAACTGGTCACCATCTGGAACATGAGCCTTGCAGATGGCTGCAGGTTCATTGCCAAGCGTACACCTTCAATCATTTTCGAGGATTTTCTTGACAGACTTGCCCATGGCCTGAAATCAGGAGAGGATATCAAGGAGTTTTTGCTCTCGGAACAGAACGTGGTGATGAATGAGTATGAGTCAATGTACAATGGTGCAATGTACTCTGTGGAGATCATCAAGGAGATGTTCGTATCTCTTGTGATGTCACTGATCTTTCTTGCATCCTTTGCTGTTATCATGCCGGTTATCACGGGTATGGATGCAGTTGTCCTTATGCTGATTGTACTTGTAACCTTCATTGGCACTGATGTTATGATGATAATGTTTACCCGCAGCAAGGTTCCAAAGGATCCCATCTGGCAGAAGCCAGGACAGGTTCTCCCTGATTTCAGGGTAAAGCTCTACCGCTCGATTCCTATATCCCTGGCAGGATGTATTCTGGTGACAATTGCTGTACTGATCCATGGCGATATTGAACTGCCCATTGCAGTTGCCCTGTGCCTGACCCCCCTCATATATACAGGCAGGGTCTGTTCAAAGATCGAGAAGAGTATCAGAAGGCGTGATGAGAATTATCCTGCATTCATACGGTCCCTGGGAAGTTCTGCAGGTGCCAGGGGCGGTCTTGTTGATGAGGCACTCAAATCACTGCGTATCCATGATTTTGGACCGCTTACAAAGGATGTGAATGGTCTGTTTAGACGACTGACCACAAGAGTTGATAAGATAAGGTCATGGGAATTGTTTGCAGAGGGTACCGGCAGTAACCTGATCAAGAGGTTCAGTGTGATGTTTGTGGAGGCTACCCATCTTGGAGGCAAGCCTGAGATAATAGGTGATATGATAGCAGTCAATTTCCATAAGATACTCAATCTGAGAAAGAAACGGTTCCAGTCTGCCAGCAGTCTTGTGGGTGTGTTCTATGGCCTGACTGCAGGTATTGGTTTTACCCTGTATATTTCACTGGGTGTTGTCAAGCTGATGCAGGATATGTTCCATACCATTGATATGCCAACCGGGATGTCCATGGGTATGGTGATATATACTGATATTGGAAGTATTGAGGTGCTGTCTGCACTGGTACTTTTGATAATGGTAGCACATTCCCTGTTCTCTGCCATGCTGCTAAAGGTGGTGGATGGCGGACATATGCTGAATTCACTTACCAACTTTGTTATCATGGTCTGGATTGCAGGGATCAGTGCAGTTGTGACCCAGGCTGGTATAGAGTCACTGCTTGGAATCTCCTGA